The Streptomyces sp. HUAS MG91 sequence ACAACTGGGCCGTACGGGCGAGCGCCTCGACGACGCCCTTGCCGAGCGCCTTCTCCAGGGCGGGCAGCCCTTCGTGCCGCAGCCGGGATCTCGTATAGGCGGGATCGGTGTTGTGCGGGTCGTCCCAGACCGGCAGGTGCTGGACGAGACAGGCCTTGCGGGCGGTCTGCCGGTCGAGGTGGAGGAAGGGGCGGCGGTACCGGCCGCCCGCCCCGGAGATCGCCGCCATGCCGGACAGGGAGCGGATTCCGGAGCCGCGGGCGAGGCCGAGCAGCACGGTCTCGGCCTGGTCGTCGCGGGTGTGGCCGAGCAGCACCGCGGACGCGCCGAGGCGCTCGGCGGCGGCGTCGAGGGCGGCGTAGCGGGCGTCGCGGGCGGCCGCTTCCGGCCCTCCGCTCCGGCCGACCTGCACGGCGACGGACTCGGCCGGGGCCAGTCCGAGGGCGGTCAGGCGCAGGACGACGTCCTCGGCGCGGGTGTCGGAGCCGGACTGCAGACCGTGGTCGACGGTGATGCCGCCGGCCCGGATGCCGAGTTTGGGGGCCTCGAAGGCGAGGGCGGAGGCGAGCGCCATGGAGTCGGCGCCGCCGGAACAGGCGACGAGGACCAGGGGCCGCTCGGGGGGTGTGGGGGGTGCGGTGGGGGTGGGGGATGCGGGCTGTGCGTTGAGGATGTCGTGGAGGACGCGGCGGACCGCCAGGCGTATCGCCGCGACCGCAGGATGGGGACCCATGTCCGGTTCCCTTCATTCCGTTGTCTAGGGGGGTGGGCGCCAACTCGTGAGCCGTTCACCACGGCTCAGTCGCTCAACGGTGACTCGGTGATTTCGGTCACGCAGAGTGTGTCGATGGTGACAGAGCCGAGCCATTCCCTGAGCATTGCACGCCTGCCCACGGGCCACGGTCCCTCGGATGGGTGATCCTGAGCAATTTTGGGCGTGCCTTACGTGGCGTCGTGGGCGCCGTCTGTCTTGTTGTGCACCCGCGCGACCCAGTCCGCCGGTTTGGCGATCTCCGCCTTGGTCGGGAGCGTGTTCGGTGACGTCCAGACGCGGTTGAAGCCGTCCATGCCGACCTGGTCGACGACGGCGCGTACGAACCGCTCGCCGTCGCGGTACTGGCGCAGCTTGGCGTCGAGGCCGAGGAGCCTGCGCAGGGCCATGTCGAGCCGGGAGGCGCCCTTCTGGCGGCGCTGCTGGAACTTCTCGCGGATCTCGGCCACGGTCGGCACGACGTCCGGGCCGACGCCGTCCATCACGTAGTCCGCGTGCCCTTCGAGCAGGGACATCACGGCGGTGAGACGGGCGAGGACCTCGCGCTGGGCGGGCGACTGGACCAGCTCGACCAGGGAGCGGCCGCCGTCGTCGCGCTCCTCGTCGTCCCCGTCGGTCCGTCCGCCCGCGAGGGACTGCGCGGCTTCCCTGATCCGCTCCAGGAACGTCGACGGGTCGACCTCGGTCTCGTCGAGGAACGACTGGATCTCGCCCTCCAGGTGGTCGCGCAGCCAGGGCACGGCGGTGAACTGGGTGCGGTGGGTCTCCTCGTGGAGGCAGACCCAGAGCCTGAAGTCGTGCGGGTCGACGTCGAGTTCGCGCTCCACGTGGACGATGTTCGGCGCGACGAGCAGGAGCCTGCCGCCGCCGTTCGGCGCGGCCGGGAGGTCGCTGGTGGCGGGGGCGAAGGTCTCGTACTGGCCGAGCACGCGGGAGGACAGGAACGACAGCAGCATGCCCAGCTCGACGCCGGTGACCTTGCCGCCGACCGCGCCGAGGACGGCGCCGCCGGGGCCGGGGCCGCGGCGCTCCTGCATCTTGTCGAGCAGCGGCTTGAGGAGTTCGCGGAAGCCGGCGACGTTGGCCTTCACCCAGCCCGGGCGGTCCACCACCAGGACGGGGGTGTCGTGCATGTCGTCGGAGGCCATGCGCGTGTACGCGCGCACGTGCTCCTCCGACGCCTTGGCGTGCCGGCGCAGCTCGGAGACGACGGCGCGCGCCTCGTCACGGCTCACCTCCGGGCCGGGCCGTACGAGTCGGGTCGCCGTCGCCACCGCGAGGTTCCAGTCGACCATTCCTGCCGAAGCCGCACTGCCGAAGCTCGTCATGCGTCAACGGTACGTGACCCTTCGGGTACAGGGAGGGGGTTGAACCCTGACTGAACCCTGACACCCGCTCCTCGCTGTCAGCGGCAGCCGCAGTTGGCGACGGAGGACGCGAGCCGGTCCAGGACGGCCTGGGCGGACTGGGGCCCGGGGGCGCCCTCGGTCATGAACGCGAAGACGAGCAGCCGGCCGTCGGCGTCGACGACGGAGCCGGCCAGGGTGTTCACGCCGGTGAGGGTGCCGGTCTTGGCGCGGACCAGGCCGGTTCCGGAGGCGTCTGCCCGGTCCGCGTAGCGGTGGGCGAGGGTGCCGGTGAAGCCGGCCACGGGCAGGCCGGTGAGCAGGGAGCGCAGTTCGGGGCGGCCGCGGTCGGCGGCCTCGGCGAGCAGGCCGGTGAGGAGCGCGGCGGAGGCCTTGTCGGTGCGGTCCAGGCCGCTGCCGTCGGAGAAGTGGGCGCCGGACAGCGGCAGCCCGAGCGTCTTGAGCTGCTTCTTGATGGCCCGGCCTGCGCCGTCGAAGTCGTGGCTCTCGTCGGCGGCGATCGCGGTCTGCCGGGCGAGGGCCTCGGCGATGTCGTTGTCGCTGTTGGTCAGCATGCGTTCGACGAGCGCCGACAGGGGCGGCGACTCGACCTTCGCGAGGTCCTCGGCCTGCCCGGAGGCCTTGCTGGGGCTCGGGGCGCCCTTGGTCCTGATCCCGCGCTCGTGGAGCAGGTCCGCGAACTTCTGCGCGGCCGACGCCGCGGGGTCGGCGGCGCGCGGCACGGGGCCGCTGTTGGAGTCGTCGGTGCGGGCCTCGTCGGCCATCAGGGCGGAGACCTGGGCGAGGTTGTCGTTGACGCCGATGGGGTGCAGCGAGGGCCCCGAGTACAGCGAGGTGTCGTACGAGAGGGTGACCTCGGTGGTGCCGCGGTCCTTGAGGGAGGCGGCGGTCCGGTCGGCGAGGGTGCCCAGGTCCGCGGCGTCGTAGGGGTTCTTCTCGCGGGCCGTCAGGGTGGGGTCGCCGCCGCCGATCAGGACGAGTTCCTTCGCGTCCTTCTCCAGGGCCGTGCGGGTGGCGATGCGGTGGTCGGGGCCCGCCGCCGTGAGCGCGGCGACCGCGGTGGCCAGCTTCGTGGTGGAGGCGGGGGTGAGGGCGTCGCCCGCCGACTTCCCGTAGAGCCGCTTTCCGGTGACGGCGTCCACGACGGCGGCGGTGCGGCGCGAGCCCAGGGCGGCGTCCTTGAGCAGCGGGTCGAGTACGTCGGCCAGGGCGTGCTCCGTCGGGCCGGGCACCGACGCCCCGGGCGCGGCGAGCACCGCGGGGGCGCTGGGGGCGGCGGACGGGGCCCCCGGGGACGTACGGCCGTGATCTGCACCACCCCGGCTGCCCTGGGAGACCGCCCGGTCCGCCTCGGCCTTACGCTGGCCGGAGGAGTCCCAGGGGCCGGTCGCGACCGCCACCAGGGCGGCGAAGGCCACACCCACCGCCGTCGCTCCCACCGTGAACTGCTTGGTCTTGGTCTTCGCAACGCCCGTCACGAGCTGCGAAGCCTTCAGCTCCGGCACCGCGGACCAGCCCCTTTCGCGATCACACACCTGCGTAGGGGACACTTAACCACCAGACGTTTGTGTTGATCATGGAGGAGCCACCGGTGGAGTTCGACGTCACGATCGAGATTCCGAAGGGATCGCGGAACAAGTACGAGGTCGACCACGAGACCGGTCGCATCCGTCTCGACCGTCGTCTGTTCACCTCGACCGCCTACCCGACGGACTACGGCTTCGTCGAGAACACGCTCGGCGAGGACGGCGACCCGCTGGACGCGCTGGTCATCCTGGACGAGCCGACGTTCCCGGGCTGCCTCATCAAGTGCCGCGCGATCGGCATGTTCCGGATGACGGACGAGGCCGGCGGCGACGACAAGCTGCTGTGCGTCCCCGCGACGGACCCGCGGATGGAGCACCTGCGCGACATCCACCACGTCTCCGAGTTCGACCGCCTGGAGATCCAGCACTTCTTCGAGGTCTACAAGGACCTGGAGCCCGGCAAGTCCGTCGAGGGCGCCGACTGGGTCGGCCGCGTCGAGGCCGAGGCCGAGATCGAGCGTTCGTACAAGCGCGCTCAGGACCAGGGCGGCCACTGATCTGTAGGGCGTAGTGTCCTTACGCTGTCCGCCGGACGGGCCGTACGACATCTGTCGTGCGGCCCGTCCGCGTTTCTGTGCGCATACTGAGGCGTACCGGAGGTAGACGCCTGAAGAGGCGTGATCATCAGAAGGGTGAGAAGGGCACGAGGTGACGGACCGGGAGACCGAGGCCCCCGAGGACCGCAAGCCGCAGTCCGACGAGGCACGCAGCGCGTTCACGCAACCCATCGGGATCGTGGCACCCGCCCCGGTGGTGGAGGAGGAGTCCTCCTCGACGACCTCGGAGTTCGCGCTCCCCGAGGGGTTCAACGCACCGCCCGCCGAGCCGGTCGAGCAGGAGGGGTCGGCGTTCACGCCGCCGCGGACGTACAGCGCCAGGCAGTCGCCGCCGGCCTTCACCCCGGCGCACGGCATTCCGGTGATCCGGCTGACCAAAGAGGCGCCCTGGCAGGACCGGATGCGCACGATGCTGCGGCTGCCGGTCGCCGAGCGGCCCGCGCCGGAGAAGCCGCAGAAGGAGGACGAAGCCGGGCCCGCCGTGCCGCGCGTGCTCGACCTGACGCTGCGTATCGGGGAGCTGCTGCTCGCCGGGGGCGAGGGCGCCGAGGACGTGGAGGCGGCGATGTTCGCCGTGTGCCGGTCCTACGGGCTCGACCGGTGCGAGCCGACGGTGACGTTCACGCTGCTGTCGATCACGTTCCAGCCGTCGCTGGTGGACGACCCGGTGACGGCGTCGCGCACCGTGCGGCGCCGGGGCACCGACTACAACCGGCTCGCGGCCGTGTTCCGGCTGGTCGACGACATCAGCGACACGGACGACGAGGCCGCCCACATCTCCCTGGAGGACGCCTACCGGCGGCTCGCGGAGATCCGCCGCAACCGGCACCCCTACCCGGGCTGGGCGCTCACCGGGGCGAGCGGGCTGCTCGCCGGGTCCGCCTCGATCCTCGTCGGCGGTGACCTCATCGTGTTCGTCGCCGCGGCGATCGGCGCGATGCTGGGCGACCGGCTGGCGTGGCTGTGCGCGGGGCGCGGATTCCCGGAGTTCTACCAGTTCACAGTGGCCGCGATGCCGCCCGCCGCGATCGGCATCCTGCTGACCATGGCCCACAACTACGTGGATGTGCGCGCGTCCGCGGTGATCACCGGTGGGCTGTTCGCGCTGCTGCCCGGGCGGGCGCTGGTGGCCGGTGTGCAGGACGGCCTGACCGGCTTCTACATCACGGCCGCGGCCCGCCTGCTGGAGGTCATGTACTTCTTCGTGGGCATCGTCGTCGGCGTGCTGATCATGCTGTACGTGGGGGTGCAGCTGCACGCGCAGCTCAACCCGGACGCCGCGCTGTCGGGGACCCCGCGGCCCTACTGGCAGATCGCCTCGTCGATGGCTCTGTCACTGGCCTTCGCCGTGCTGTTGCAGCAGGAGCGGTCGACGGTGATCGCCGTGACGCTCAACGGCGGGGTCGCCTGGGTGATCTACGGGGCGATGCACAACGCGGGCGGGATCTCGCCGGTGGCGTCCACCGCCGCCGCGGCGGGGCTCGTCGGGTTGTTCGGGCAGCTGTTCTCGCGGTATCAGTTCGCGTCGGCGCTGCCGTACGTGACCGCCGCGATCGGGCCTCTGTTGCCGGGTTCCGCGACGTACTTCGGGCTGTTGGCCATTGCGCAGAGCGATGTGGACAAGGGGCTGGTGTCGCTGTCGAAGGCCGCCGCGCTTGCCATGGCCATCGCGATCGGGGTGAACCTGGGTGGGGAGATCTCCCGCCTCTTCATCAAGTCGCCCGGCGCCGAGGGGCGGCGTGCCGCCAAGCGCACCCGGGGCTTCTAGCACCGGGTCCGCCGTTGGGCCGTCGTTCGTCTGACGGCCGGTGGCCGCTTCTCGCGCAGTTCCCCGCGCCCCTGAGGCATGCGCTGCGCGCAGCCTCCCCCGCAGGACTAGCGCTTGGCGTGGCGGCCCCGCTGGGCCGACGGCTGGGTCCCGCTCTCGGCACCCGGCACCGGCGGAGCCTTCTTCGCCTTGCTGCGCGCGCGCAGGAACTCGATGGCGATCGGCACCACCGAGACGAGGACGATCAGGATCAGGATCGCCTCGATGTTCTGGTGCACGAAGTCGATGTTGCCGAGCCAGGAGCCGAGCAGGGTCACGCCCGCGCCCCAGAGCACCCCGCCGATCACGTTGAACGTGATGAACGAGCGGTACCGCATCCCCGAGACACCCGCGATGATCGGCGTGAACGTGCGCACGATCGGCACGAAGCGGGCCAGGACCAGGGACTTCGGGCCGTACTTCTCGAAGAACTCGTGCGCCTTCGTCACGTTCTCCTGCTTGAAGATCTTCGAGTCCGGCCGCTTGAACAGCGACGGACCGACCTTCTTGCCGAAGAGGTAGCCGGCCTGGTCACCGAGGATCGCGGCGAGACAGATCAGCGCGATGGCGGCCCAGAGCGGGAAGTCCAGGGTGCCCGCCGTGATCAGCAGACCGCAGGTGAACAGGAGCGAGTCGCCCGGCAGGAAGAAGCCGATCAGCAGGCCGGACTCGGCGAACACGATCAGGAGCAGACCCCAGATGCCGAACGTGTTCAGCAGATGGTCCGGGTCCAGCCAGCTGGGTCCGAGAGCAAGTGTCATCACGGGTCCGGACTCCTGGAGGGATAGAAAGACAACAGCAACGGCTAGGCAAAGTTACCAACGCCGGGTGAGCTTGCCAGGTTCCACCGTCCCCCTCGGGCCGCGCTGTGCCGCAACTGTGGCAATCCTGTCGGTATGGCCGGTGCGGACGGCTCACACGTTGCGCACCGCGTTCGCGTGGATCGCGTCCCGCAGGTGCTCGGCGACCCCCTCGCCCCTCGCGTCGTAGAACGCCTTGAAGCGCTCGTCGGCCACGTACATGTCACCCAGGCACACGTGCATCTCGTACGGGCAGTCGTAGAACCAGCGCGAGATGTGCCGCCGGTGCTCCTCGGCCAGGTCCATGGCGCTCTCGCCCTCGGCGTCCGCGCCGGCGGCGACCAGGGCGGCGTAGCGCGCGCTCCAGTCGTCGACCTCGGCCTGGAGCCGCTTCCAGTCCGCCTTGGTGTACGTGGCGGCGCGGCGCTGCGACTCGGCGTACGCGTCGGTGCCTCCCCAGCGCTCCTCGGCCTCCTCGCGGTGGCGCTCGGGGTCCTTGTCCCCGAAGACCTCGAACCGTTCCTCTGGCGTGAGCCGGATGCCCATCTTCTGTGCCTCCATGGCGTGTTCGACGGCCTCGGCCATCTTCCGCAGTTTCCCGATCCGTGCGACGAGCAGGTCGTGCTGGCGGCGCAGGTGCTCCCGGGGGTCGGTCGCCGGGTCGTCGAGCAGGGCGTGGACCTCGTCGAGGGGGAAGCCGAGTTCCCGGTAGAAGAGGATCCGCTGGAGCCGGTCGAGGTCCTGCTCGCTGTAGCGGCGGTGTCCCGCACGGCTGCGCTCGCTCGGCACGAGCAGGCCGATCTCGTCGTAGTGGTGCAGGGTGCGCACCGTGACCCCGGCGAATCCGGCCACCCGGCCCACCGACCAGCTCATGCGCCGCCCTCTCTCCTGGATGCCCTCCGTGCCGTACGGGGATCAGCCTGGGCCCTCACGTCACGTGAGGTGCAAGTCGTTCCGGCGCGCATCCGGCGAAATCCTTCCGGGTGTTATGTAGGGAATGTCCGCTTAGGGTGACGGCGTGAGCACCAGCGCCGAAGCCCCGACACCAGCGACCCCTCCCCCGGCTCCCCCCGCCGTGTCCGCTCGCACCCTGCTGCCGGTCGTCGGGCCCGCGCTCGTCATCGGCGTCCTGTGCAGCCTGCTGTTCCTGGCCCTGAGCTGGGTCGCCGAGCGCTTGCAGGACGTGCTGTGGGGCGACTTGCCGGACGCGCTGGGCATCGGCGACTACTCGGCCCTGTGGATCATCGTCATGCTCACCCTGACGGGCGTGCTCGTGGGGCTCGTGATCTGGAAGGTCCCCGGACACGCGGGCCCCGACCCGGCGACGATGGGCCTGGGCGGCGAGGCGCCGCTGAAGCTGTCCGTGCTGCCCGGCCTCGCGCTCGCCGCCGCCCTGATGCTGGCCGGCGGGCCCAGCCTCGGCCCCGAGAACCCGATCATCGCGGTCAACGTGGGCCTGATGTTCTGGCTGGGCCGCAGGTTCCTGCCCGCCTCCCCCGCCGCGCTGTGGCCGAACCTGGCCTCGGCGGCGACCATCGGCGCGCTGTTCGGCACCCCGATCGCCGCCGCCCTGCTGGTCTCCGAGGCGCTCGCGGGCCGCCCGCTGCCGCTCAAGGGCTCGCTGTGGGACAACCTCTTCGGGCCGCTGCTCGCCGCCACCGCGGGCGCCCTGACCACCACGCTCGTCGCCTCGCCCTCCTTCGACCTGGGGCTCGCCCGGCTGGCCGAACCGGGCTGGGCCGACCTGCTGTCCGCGATCGTGGTCGCGTGCGCGGCCGCCGCGCTCACCATGGTCGCCGTCTACGCCTTCCCGTACGTGCACGGCGCCTTCGGGCGGCTCGGCCACCCGATGCTGATGCTGCCCGCCGGCGGTCTGGTCCTCGGGCTGCTCGGGGCGCTCGGCGGCCATCTGACCCTGTTCAAGGGGCTCGAAGAGGTCAAGGAGATCGCCGCGGACCCCGACGGCCGCTCGGCCGGCGCGTTCGCCCTGCTGGCCGTGGTGAAGCTGGCGGCGCTGCTGATCGCGGCGTCCTGCGGGTTCCGCGGCGGGCGGATCTTCCCGGCGGTCTTCGTCGGCGCCGCGTTCGGCCTGTTCGCCCACGCGCTGGTGCCCGGGGTGAACGCCTCGGTCGGCATCGCGGCGGGCGTCCTCGGCGTACTGCTCGCCGTCACCAGATCGGGCTGGGTCAGCCTCTTCACGGCGGCGGTCCTCGTCGCCTCGCCCGCGATCATCGCGCTGATGTGCATCGCGTCTTTGCCCGCCTGGCTCCTGGTGACGGGACGGCCGCAGATGCAACTGTCGGAGGAAGGCGCCTCGTTGCGCTGAGCCCGACCCCAACTCCCGGAGCGCACGTAAGGAGTCACGGACATGTCGCCGCTGCATCAGAGTCCTTCGGAGAAGCCCGGCGAGCGCACCCTCGCCGTCAACCCCTTCTACGGCGAGGCGAATCCGACCGCCGGCATGACGGACGCGCCGCCCAAGCACAGGCTGCCCGACAACCCCCTGTCGCCCACGACCGCGTACCAGCTCGTCCATGACGAACTGATGCTGGACGGCAACTCCCGGCTCAACCTGGCCACCTTCGTCACCACGTGGATGGAGCCGCAGGCCGGCGTCCTCATGGCGGAGTGCCGGGACAAGAACATGATCGACAAGGACGAGTACCCGCGCACGGCCGAGCTGGAGCGGCGCTGCGTCGCCATGCTCGCCGACCTGTGGAACGCGCCGGACCCCTCGGCCGCCGTGGGCTGCTCCACCACCGGCTCCAGCGAGGCGTGCATGCTCGCCGGGATGGCCCTCAAGCGGCGCTGGATGAAGAAGAACGCCGACCGCTATCCGTCGCCCGAGGCCCGCCCCAACCTCGTCATGGGCGTGAACGTGCAGGTCTGCTGGGAGAAGTTCTGCAACTTCTGGGAGATCGAGGCGCGGCAGGTGCCGATGGAGGGCGACCGGTTCCACCTCGACCCGGCGGCCGCGGCCGAGCTGTGCGACGAGAACACCATCGGGGTCGTCGGCATCCTCGGCTCGACCTTCGACGGGTCGTACGAGCCGATCGCCGAGCTGTGCGCGGCGCTCGACGACCTCCAGGCGCGGACGGGGCTCGACGTCCCCGTGCACGTGGACGGGGCGTCGGGCGCGATGGTCGCGCCGTTCCTCGACCCGGACCTGGTCTGGGACTTCCGGCTGCCGCGGGTCGCGTCGGTCAACACCTCGGGGCACAAGTACGGCCTGGTGTACCCGGGCGTCGGCTGGGTGCTGTGGCGCTCGGCGGACGCGCTGCCCGACGAGCTCGTGTTCCACGTGAACTACCTGGGCGGCGACATGCCGACGTTCGCGCTGAACTTCTCGCGGCCGGGCGCCCAGGTGGTCGCCCAGTACTACACGTTCCTGCGGCTCGGCCGGGAGGGCTACCGGGCGGTGCAGCAGGCGACCCGCGACGTGGCCCGCGGCCTCGCCGAACGCATCGAGGCCCTCGGCGATTTCCAGCTGCTCACGCGGGGCGACGAACTGCCCGTGTTCGCGTTCACGACGGCCCCCGACGTGAAGGCGTACGACGTGTTCGACGTGTCCCGGCGGCTGCGCGAGCGGGGCTGGCTGGTCCCGGCGTACACCTTCCCCGCGCACCGGGAGGACCTGGCGGTGCTGCGGGTGGTGTGCCGCAACGGCTTCTCGTCCGACCTCGGCGAGCTGTTCGTGCAGGATCTGAACCAGCTGCTGCCCGAACTGCGCTGCCAGCCCCACCCGTTCACCCGGGACCGGGCGTCGGCCACGGGCTTCCACCACTGAGGGCGCGGGCCGCTACAGCCGGTCGCCGGGGTGCCGCTCGCCCGTCGCGTACGGGTTCACCGCACCGTCCTTCAGCACCCCGACGAACGGCTCCCCGGCCTCGCCCGCGAAGACGTACGCCCCGCCCTCGATCCGCCCGATGAGCCCCTCGGTCCACTCCGCGCCGAAGTCCGCGGAGTGGACCCAGTAGTTCATGATCTCGCCGATGTGCCCGAGCTGTGCGGGCCCCTCCTCGGGCGTGTAGTACCCGGTGACGGTGGACCGCCAGGCGCCGATGGAGCGCAGCCGCTCCTTGAGCAGCGACACCACCTCGGCCCGCGGCAGGTCCACCATGCCGCCGAGCGCGGCCACGAGGACGTCGGGCTTCTGGCCGTACGAGACCAGGGCCGCGCGCAGCAGCCGCAGGTACTCCTCGTCACCGTGCCCGGTGATCTCGTACTCGGTGCGCGGCGGACCGCCGGCCGTGGACGGCGCGATCTCGTGCGCGAGGAGCAGTCCCTGCTTCGCCATCTGTTTCAGCGCGTGGTAGACCGAGCCGGGCTTGGCGTTCGACCACTCGTGGGCGCCCCAGTACTCCAGGTCGCTGCGGACCTGGTAGCCGTGCGCACGGCCGTGCTGGCGTACGGCGTTGAGCACCAGGAGGCGGATGGCTGACATGCGCCTCAGCGTAGGACGTCACCGGAAGGACTGGGCCACCAGCTCGAAGGCGGTCTTCCCGTCCAGGCTCTCGCGGATGATGTCGGCGTGTCCGGCGTGCCGGGCGGTCTCCCTGATCAGGTGCAGGCCGAGCCAGCGCAGCGAGACCTCCTGGCCGTCGGGGAACCAGGGCTCGTCCGGCAGCGGGAAGGTGTCGTCGAGGCTGGGGGCCGCGCGGAAGAACTCCTCGGTGCCCGCGGCCACCTCGTCCCAGAAGGCGAGCACCGACTTCACCGTCTCGCCGTCGAGGAGGCGGAACCCGTCCGCGTACTCCTCGCGGCTGCGCTCGGCGCCCGTGCGCCGGGCGAGGTCGATCCAGCCCTTCTCGACCTGGGCCACGTGCTTGGCGAGGCCCACCAGGGACAGGTCGCTCGCGGTCGGCTTCGACGACGCCTGCTCGTCGGTGAGGCCCAGCAGGGCGCGCCGGAGGCCGCCGCGCTGCTCCTCGATGAAGGCCAGGAGCGCCCCGCGCTCGTCGCCACGGGCCTCGGGGTTCACATGCATGACCATCGGGCTGCCTTTCGTCGTGCGCTGCTCTTGCTCGGTACGGACGAAGGTAGACAGGCTCGCGGTCAGGTTCTGTCCTCAACGGTGAACGCGGTCACACGTGTTTCGTGGCGGGAACACTCCGGGCGGACGAGGACGTTCGCATGGCGGGCGGATGCCGGGGCAGACGATGGCATAGCTGTAACCATGGGAACACCGCGCGTGCACGTGCATCTGCCCATGCAGCTGCATATGAACGCAGCTATGATCCAGGGCAGGTCGGGGCAGCTCACCGCTGCCGTGACACCAGTTGACAGACCGCCACGGGACCGGGCGGATCCGTTCACTCATGCGGCATTTACAGCACCACCACCGGGAGCGAACCGTGGACCACGTGTACAACGGCATGGCGGCCACGGAGTTGCACGGAGTGGTCTGGCAGAAGAGCCGGCACAGCAACTCCCAGGGATCCTGTGTGGAGTTCGCGAAACTGCCCGGCGGCCGGGTGGCCGTGCGCAACTCCAACTTCCCCGAGGGGCCCGCGCTCGTCTACACCCCGGCCGAGATCGCGGCGATGCTGCTCGGCGTGAAGGACGGGGAGTTCGACCATCTGGTGGCCGGCGCGTGACGATCCGCGCCGAACACGCCTTCGTACGGCGAGGGTTGGACCGACGCGCGTAGACAACGGACCTGCCGACCACTACCCGTCCGTATGCCGGGACGGGCCCGTCTTCAGAGCCTGAACAGCGCCCAGACGACCTTGCCGCTCAGCCTCCCGGCCAGCGGGTGCCAGCCCCAGCCGTCGCTGAAGGAGCCGACGAGGAAGAGGCCGCGGCCCGACTCCGCGGAGAAGTCGTCCACGACGTCCTCGCGGTCCCCGATCTCCGGGCTGTCGTCGCTCGGGTCGCGCACCGCGCACACCACCCGCGAGGTCCAGCGCATCAGGTGCAGCCGCACCGGCGGGTCCTGGCCGTGCGGGGCGTCCGCCGGCAGGGCATGCCGCAGGGCGTTGGTGACCAGTTCGGAGACGACCAGACAGATGTCGTCGAAGCGCTCGGCCACGTCCCAGTCGGACAGCGTGCGGCGGGTGAACTCCCGGGCGCTGCGCACCGCTTCGTACCGGGCCGGCAGCGCGCAGGACGCGGCGCTGGAGACGGCCGAGGGATCGATGGGGGGAAGACCCTGCCGTAACACGTCGGCAGACTCGAGCATGGTCGATCCGTTCGTCCCCATGCGAGGCACTCCCCAGTTTCGCAGTACGTAGCGAGCGGTGGTGACGGCCATCGTTCCGAATGCGTACACCGGATGCAAGGGCAGATGCACGTGCACGCGCCAGACTTGGACGTTCCCGTACCGCTTCTTGCTCATTTCTCCCTACGACTTCTTGCGCAGCCCTTTCGTGATCTTTCCGTTTCTGTAACCAAGCGAGTACGCGGCGGAGCGTTTAAGTGGCAGACTTCGCTCCCTGAACCAATGGGGAGGAAGAGACGTGACCGCTGGGGAGTCGAGCGGCTCGGTGGTGCGGCGCATTCTGCTGGGCTCACAACTGAGGCGCCTGAGGGAATCGCGTGGCATCACGAGGGAGGCCGCCGGCTACTCGATCCGCGCCTCCGAATCGAAGATCAGCCGCTTGGAGTTGGGACGGGTGAGCTTCAAGGCGAGGGATGTCGAGGACCTGCTGACGCTCTACGGCGTGACCGACGGGACCGAGCGCGAGGCCCTGCTCTCGCTCGTCAAG is a genomic window containing:
- a CDS encoding glutamate decarboxylase; its protein translation is MSPLHQSPSEKPGERTLAVNPFYGEANPTAGMTDAPPKHRLPDNPLSPTTAYQLVHDELMLDGNSRLNLATFVTTWMEPQAGVLMAECRDKNMIDKDEYPRTAELERRCVAMLADLWNAPDPSAAVGCSTTGSSEACMLAGMALKRRWMKKNADRYPSPEARPNLVMGVNVQVCWEKFCNFWEIEARQVPMEGDRFHLDPAAAAELCDENTIGVVGILGSTFDGSYEPIAELCAALDDLQARTGLDVPVHVDGASGAMVAPFLDPDLVWDFRLPRVASVNTSGHKYGLVYPGVGWVLWRSADALPDELVFHVNYLGGDMPTFALNFSRPGAQVVAQYYTFLRLGREGYRAVQQATRDVARGLAERIEALGDFQLLTRGDELPVFAFTTAPDVKAYDVFDVSRRLRERGWLVPAYTFPAHREDLAVLRVVCRNGFSSDLGELFVQDLNQLLPELRCQPHPFTRDRASATGFHH
- a CDS encoding ATP-binding protein; this translates as MGTNGSTMLESADVLRQGLPPIDPSAVSSAASCALPARYEAVRSAREFTRRTLSDWDVAERFDDICLVVSELVTNALRHALPADAPHGQDPPVRLHLMRWTSRVVCAVRDPSDDSPEIGDREDVVDDFSAESGRGLFLVGSFSDGWGWHPLAGRLSGKVVWALFRL
- a CDS encoding PadR family transcriptional regulator is translated as MSAIRLLVLNAVRQHGRAHGYQVRSDLEYWGAHEWSNAKPGSVYHALKQMAKQGLLLAHEIAPSTAGGPPRTEYEITGHGDEEYLRLLRAALVSYGQKPDVLVAALGGMVDLPRAEVVSLLKERLRSIGAWRSTVTGYYTPEEGPAQLGHIGEIMNYWVHSADFGAEWTEGLIGRIEGGAYVFAGEAGEPFVGVLKDGAVNPYATGERHPGDRL
- a CDS encoding DinB family protein yields the protein MVMHVNPEARGDERGALLAFIEEQRGGLRRALLGLTDEQASSKPTASDLSLVGLAKHVAQVEKGWIDLARRTGAERSREEYADGFRLLDGETVKSVLAFWDEVAAGTEEFFRAAPSLDDTFPLPDEPWFPDGQEVSLRWLGLHLIRETARHAGHADIIRESLDGKTAFELVAQSFR
- a CDS encoding DUF397 domain-containing protein, which gives rise to MDHVYNGMAATELHGVVWQKSRHSNSQGSCVEFAKLPGGRVAVRNSNFPEGPALVYTPAEIAAMLLGVKDGEFDHLVAGA
- a CDS encoding ion channel protein, with translation MSARTLLPVVGPALVIGVLCSLLFLALSWVAERLQDVLWGDLPDALGIGDYSALWIIVMLTLTGVLVGLVIWKVPGHAGPDPATMGLGGEAPLKLSVLPGLALAAALMLAGGPSLGPENPIIAVNVGLMFWLGRRFLPASPAALWPNLASAATIGALFGTPIAAALLVSEALAGRPLPLKGSLWDNLFGPLLAATAGALTTTLVASPSFDLGLARLAEPGWADLLSAIVVACAAAALTMVAVYAFPYVHGAFGRLGHPMLMLPAGGLVLGLLGALGGHLTLFKGLEEVKEIAADPDGRSAGAFALLAVVKLAALLIAASCGFRGGRIFPAVFVGAAFGLFAHALVPGVNASVGIAAGVLGVLLAVTRSGWVSLFTAAVLVASPAIIALMCIASLPAWLLVTGRPQMQLSEEGASLR
- a CDS encoding MerR family transcriptional regulator; translation: MSWSVGRVAGFAGVTVRTLHHYDEIGLLVPSERSRAGHRRYSEQDLDRLQRILFYRELGFPLDEVHALLDDPATDPREHLRRQHDLLVARIGKLRKMAEAVEHAMEAQKMGIRLTPEERFEVFGDKDPERHREEAEERWGGTDAYAESQRRAATYTKADWKRLQAEVDDWSARYAALVAAGADAEGESAMDLAEEHRRHISRWFYDCPYEMHVCLGDMYVADERFKAFYDARGEGVAEHLRDAIHANAVRNV